A genomic segment from Actinomadura hallensis encodes:
- a CDS encoding anion permease, producing MSLRDDQSESRPPADPAQGGPAGAVLTEEEPPGADPTLGEQVRRGPVRFWPVLLLGILAVVLAGALGLRQDAQTAVLIMVVIIALVFDYTNGFHDAANAIATSVSTRALTPRAALLMAAVMNLIGALLGVEVAKTVSEVITPPTGLHGLTVVAAGVLGAITWNMITWYFGLPSSSSHALIGGVVGAGIASASAVSWGTVVEKVAIPMVISPIAGFGLAYMVMVGILWLFRRANPGRVGRRFRIAQSLSAASMALGHGLQDAQKTMGIIVLALVTTGHATGETVPLWVIISCAAALAAGTYAGGWRIMRTLGRRVIELDPPKGFAAESTASLILYATAYVWHAPISTTHTITSCIMGVGATKRFSAVRWGVAGNIVTAWILTMPMAAAVAAVVYFVVHLFGA from the coding sequence ATGAGCCTCCGGGACGACCAGTCGGAGTCCCGGCCCCCCGCCGATCCCGCCCAGGGCGGACCCGCCGGGGCCGTCCTGACCGAGGAGGAGCCGCCCGGGGCCGACCCGACGCTCGGGGAGCAGGTCCGCCGCGGGCCCGTCCGGTTCTGGCCGGTGCTGCTGCTCGGCATCCTCGCCGTGGTGCTCGCCGGGGCGCTGGGCCTGCGGCAGGACGCGCAGACCGCCGTCCTCATCATGGTCGTGATCATCGCCCTGGTCTTCGACTACACCAACGGGTTCCACGACGCCGCCAACGCCATCGCGACGTCGGTGTCCACCAGGGCGCTGACGCCGCGGGCGGCGCTGCTGATGGCGGCGGTCATGAACCTCATCGGCGCGCTGCTCGGCGTCGAGGTCGCCAAGACCGTCAGCGAGGTCATCACCCCGCCCACCGGGCTGCACGGGCTGACGGTGGTCGCCGCCGGCGTGCTCGGCGCGATCACCTGGAACATGATCACCTGGTACTTCGGGCTGCCCTCCTCGTCCTCGCACGCCCTGATCGGCGGCGTGGTGGGCGCCGGGATCGCGTCGGCGTCCGCGGTGAGCTGGGGAACGGTCGTGGAGAAGGTCGCCATCCCGATGGTGATCTCGCCGATCGCCGGGTTCGGGCTCGCCTACATGGTGATGGTCGGCATCCTGTGGCTCTTCCGGCGCGCCAACCCGGGCCGGGTCGGCCGCCGGTTCCGCATCGCGCAGTCGCTGTCGGCGGCGTCGATGGCGCTGGGGCACGGCCTCCAGGACGCGCAGAAGACGATGGGCATCATCGTGCTGGCGCTGGTGACCACCGGCCACGCCACGGGGGAGACGGTCCCGCTGTGGGTCATCATCTCCTGTGCCGCCGCCCTGGCGGCCGGCACCTACGCGGGCGGCTGGCGGATCATGCGGACGCTGGGCCGCCGGGTGATCGAACTGGACCCGCCGAAGGGATTCGCCGCCGAATCGACGGCCTCCCTCATCCTCTACGCCACCGCATACGTCTGGCACGCTCCAATCTCCACGACGCACACGATCACGTCCTGCATCATGGGCGTCGGCGCGACCAAGCGGTTCTCCGCGGTCCGCTGGGGCGTGGCGGGCAACATCGTCACCGCCTGGATCCTCACGATGCCGATGGCCGCGGCCGTCGCCGCCGTCGTGTACTTCGTGGTCCACCTCTTCGGCGCGTAG
- a CDS encoding bifunctional metallophosphatase/5'-nucleotidase yields MTRRRSILAIAAAGLTVTALTAQPAAARPPSPPGPPGPPGTASVRLLALNDFHGNLEPPTGSSGRAIDENGDTVDAGGAAYVAAHLKRLRNRDTLTVAQGDLIGATPLISAAYHDEPSVQFLGDIGVTASAVGNHEFDEGYKELLRIQHGGCHPEDGCSPEGKWRGAKFDYLSANVLKQHGRKKKPLLKPWTIRRVNGVRVGFIGVVTKTTPSIVTAEGIKGLEFQDEVEAANRSARELKRRNVRAIVLLVHEGDQVNAGQRPDQCGVVPGAGSRIAEEADPEIDVVLSGHTHQQYVCSVKDPEGRPRLFSSGSSFGRVITEVNMKVDRRTGDVVRSSLRGDNHVVTRDVPPDPRTERFVQTWKERVAEIANRPIGRITADITREPSPSGETALGDLIADAQLASMRDLGAQVAVMNPGGVRTDLTYAASGSEGDGVVTYGEAFAVQPFSNVMGVVSLTGAQLDALLEQQWTDAGEKILQPSAGLRFTIDRSRPVGDRVSGITVDGEPVDPAATYKVAANNFLLGGGDGFTVFTEGTDQVLGPIDLDAFVAYFQAQGTLSPPPLDRISGQ; encoded by the coding sequence ATGACTCGACGACGCAGCATCCTGGCCATCGCCGCGGCCGGGCTGACGGTCACCGCCCTGACCGCGCAGCCCGCCGCCGCCCGCCCCCCGTCACCCCCGGGCCCCCCAGGCCCCCCGGGAACTGCCTCTGTGAGGCTCCTCGCCCTGAACGACTTCCACGGCAACCTGGAGCCGCCGACCGGCAGCTCGGGCCGCGCCATCGACGAGAACGGCGACACCGTCGACGCGGGCGGCGCCGCCTACGTCGCCGCCCACCTGAAGCGGCTGCGCAACCGCGACACCCTCACCGTCGCGCAGGGCGACCTGATCGGCGCCACACCGCTGATCTCCGCCGCCTACCACGACGAGCCGTCCGTGCAGTTCCTCGGGGACATCGGCGTCACCGCCTCGGCCGTCGGCAACCACGAGTTCGACGAGGGCTACAAGGAACTGCTCCGCATCCAGCACGGAGGCTGCCACCCCGAGGACGGCTGCTCCCCCGAGGGCAAGTGGCGCGGAGCCAAGTTCGACTACCTGTCCGCCAACGTGCTGAAGCAGCACGGGCGCAAGAAGAAGCCCCTGCTCAAGCCGTGGACGATCCGCCGCGTCAACGGCGTCCGGGTCGGGTTCATCGGCGTCGTCACCAAGACCACCCCCAGCATCGTCACCGCGGAGGGCATCAAGGGCCTGGAGTTCCAGGACGAGGTCGAGGCCGCGAACCGCTCGGCGCGCGAGCTGAAGCGCCGCAACGTCCGCGCGATCGTCCTGCTCGTCCACGAGGGCGACCAGGTGAACGCCGGCCAGCGGCCGGACCAGTGCGGCGTCGTCCCCGGCGCCGGATCCCGCATCGCCGAGGAGGCCGACCCGGAGATCGACGTCGTGCTGTCCGGGCACACTCACCAGCAGTACGTCTGCTCGGTCAAGGACCCGGAGGGGCGGCCGCGGCTGTTCTCGTCCGGCTCCTCCTTCGGCCGGGTGATCACCGAGGTGAACATGAAGGTGGACCGGCGCACCGGCGACGTCGTCCGGTCGTCGCTGCGCGGCGACAACCACGTCGTGACCCGCGACGTCCCGCCGGACCCGAGGACCGAGCGGTTCGTGCAGACGTGGAAGGAGCGCGTCGCCGAGATCGCGAACCGGCCGATCGGCAGGATCACCGCCGACATCACCCGCGAGCCGTCCCCCTCGGGCGAGACCGCGCTCGGCGACCTCATCGCCGACGCCCAGCTCGCCTCCATGCGGGACCTCGGAGCGCAGGTCGCGGTGATGAACCCGGGCGGCGTCCGCACCGACCTGACCTACGCGGCGAGCGGATCGGAGGGCGACGGCGTCGTCACCTACGGCGAGGCGTTCGCCGTGCAGCCGTTCAGCAACGTCATGGGCGTCGTGTCCCTGACGGGCGCGCAGCTCGACGCGCTCCTCGAGCAGCAGTGGACGGACGCGGGCGAGAAGATCCTGCAGCCGTCCGCCGGCCTGCGCTTCACCATCGACCGCTCCAGGCCGGTCGGCGACCGCGTCTCAGGCATCACCGTGGACGGGGAGCCGGTCGACCCGGCCGCGACCTACAAGGTGGCGGCGAACAACTTCCTCCTCGGCGGCGGGGACGGCTTCACCGTGTTCACCGAGGGCACGGACCAGGTCCTCGGCCCGATCGACCTGGACGCGTTCGTGGCGTACTTCCAGGCGCAGGGGACCCTCTCGCCCCCGCCCCTCGACCGGATCTCCGGCCAGTGA
- the mshD gene encoding mycothiol synthase, protein MSELRARGTLKDAEVAEVLALVEAAEEADGVGPLSEHAVLALRGGRTGMAISEGGGIVGYAHLDPASGEEPASGELVVHPEHRRRGHGRALLRALREEAGGPLRVWAHGDLPAAAALAESEGMTRVRVLLQMRRPAADPLPEPEVAGGVALRTFEPGRDERAWLDVNARAFADHPEQGAWTIEDLREREREEWFDPSGFFLAERDGRLVGFHWTKIHPGGVGEVYVVGVDPEAQGLGLGRALTLTGLHYLRDAGLDQLMLYVDESNTAAVRLYESLGFTRYAVDVMYSTEAS, encoded by the coding sequence GTGAGTGAGCTTCGTGCGCGGGGGACGCTGAAGGACGCCGAGGTCGCCGAGGTGCTGGCGCTGGTCGAGGCGGCGGAGGAGGCCGACGGGGTGGGGCCGCTGTCGGAGCACGCGGTGCTCGCGCTGCGCGGCGGCCGCACCGGGATGGCGATCTCCGAGGGCGGCGGCATCGTCGGCTACGCGCACCTCGACCCCGCGTCGGGGGAGGAGCCCGCGTCCGGGGAACTGGTCGTCCACCCGGAGCACCGGCGGCGCGGCCACGGGCGGGCGCTGCTGCGCGCGCTGCGCGAGGAGGCGGGCGGCCCCCTGCGGGTCTGGGCGCACGGCGACCTCCCGGCCGCCGCGGCGCTGGCCGAGTCGGAGGGCATGACCCGCGTCCGGGTGCTGCTCCAGATGCGCCGCCCGGCGGCCGATCCGCTGCCGGAGCCGGAGGTCGCGGGTGGCGTCGCGCTCCGCACCTTCGAGCCGGGCAGGGACGAGCGGGCGTGGCTCGACGTCAACGCCCGCGCGTTCGCCGACCACCCCGAGCAGGGCGCCTGGACGATCGAGGACCTCCGCGAGCGGGAGCGGGAGGAGTGGTTCGACCCGTCCGGCTTCTTCCTCGCCGAGCGGGACGGGCGCCTCGTCGGCTTCCACTGGACGAAGATCCACCCGGGCGGCGTCGGGGAGGTCTACGTCGTCGGCGTCGATCCGGAGGCGCAGGGCCTGGGTCTCGGGCGCGCCCTCACCCTGACGGGCCTGCACTACCTGAGGGACGCCGGCCTCGACCAGCTCATGCTCTACGTGGACGAGTCCAACACCGCGGCCGTGCGGCTCTACGAGTCCCTGGGCTTCACCCGTTACGCCGTGGACGTCATGTACAGCACCGAGGCGTCCTGA
- the pstS gene encoding phosphate ABC transporter substrate-binding protein PstS, with protein sequence MKIRSRLAALGGVVVAGALALTACGSDDNTTTSPGSAPSGAIDCATGSINAAGSSAQKNAIEEWTKVYAAECAGANLNYNPSGSGAGIQAFTSGQVAFAGSDSALDEEEAAAARQRCQGNPALNLPMVVGPVAVVYNLPGVDGLKLSPETIAKIFSGKVKTWNDPAIAADNEGADLPSSEIKPVYRSDESGTTDNFTDYLHSTVPDEWTWEPAKKWPNSTGQGAAKSDGVTSQVKNTEGAISYVEMSYATNNKLQTAHVKNGAGEFTELSPESASKAVAGAKVVGTGNDVALEIDYTTEEAGAYPIVLVTYEIACEKGLPAEQAEFVKSFLTYTSSADGQKILTERGYAPIPQSVLTKVQASVKALS encoded by the coding sequence GTGAAGATCCGTTCCCGACTCGCCGCCCTGGGCGGCGTGGTCGTCGCGGGGGCGCTGGCCCTGACCGCCTGCGGAAGCGACGACAACACCACGACGAGCCCGGGGAGTGCCCCCTCCGGCGCCATCGACTGCGCGACCGGCAGCATCAACGCCGCCGGGTCCAGCGCACAGAAGAACGCCATCGAGGAGTGGACGAAGGTCTACGCCGCCGAGTGCGCCGGCGCCAACCTCAACTACAACCCGAGCGGTTCGGGAGCCGGCATCCAGGCGTTCACCAGCGGGCAGGTCGCCTTCGCCGGCTCGGACTCGGCGCTCGACGAGGAGGAGGCCGCAGCCGCCCGGCAGCGCTGCCAGGGCAACCCCGCGCTGAACCTGCCGATGGTCGTCGGCCCGGTCGCCGTGGTCTACAACCTCCCCGGCGTGGACGGCCTGAAGCTGTCGCCCGAGACGATCGCCAAGATCTTCTCCGGCAAGGTCAAGACGTGGAACGACCCGGCGATCGCGGCGGACAACGAGGGCGCGGACCTGCCGTCCTCGGAGATCAAGCCGGTGTACCGGTCGGACGAGTCCGGCACCACCGACAACTTCACCGACTACCTGCACAGCACCGTCCCGGACGAGTGGACGTGGGAGCCCGCCAAGAAGTGGCCGAACTCCACCGGCCAGGGCGCCGCGAAGTCCGACGGCGTCACCAGCCAGGTGAAGAACACCGAGGGCGCCATCTCCTACGTGGAGATGTCCTACGCGACGAACAACAAGCTGCAGACCGCGCACGTCAAGAACGGCGCCGGCGAGTTCACCGAGCTGTCGCCGGAGAGCGCGTCCAAGGCCGTCGCCGGGGCGAAGGTCGTCGGCACCGGCAACGACGTCGCCCTGGAGATCGACTACACGACCGAGGAGGCGGGCGCCTACCCGATCGTCCTGGTCACCTACGAGATCGCGTGCGAGAAGGGCCTCCCGGCCGAGCAGGCCGAGTTCGTGAAGTCCTTCCTCACCTACACCTCGAGCGCGGACGGACAGAAGATCCTCACCGAGCGCGGCTACGCGCCGATCCCGCAGAGCGTGCTGACGAAGGTCCAGGCGTCCGTGAAGGCACTGTCCTGA
- the pstC gene encoding phosphate ABC transporter permease subunit PstC, which produces MTSETGVEARAGTRDGAAGAPMSTGRAGDRIFAGAARGSALTVLAIVAAIGTFLVWKAIPALQANEASFLTGQEWNPNAQPPRFGIAQLAFGTVMSSLLAMLMATPVAIGIALFISFYSPRRLASGLGYVVDLLAAVPSIVYGLWGLIFLSRHMDEVSRFLNAAFGWFPLFGGDSPGKNSLFTASVVLAIMILPIISSISREVFLQVPRSHIEAALALGATRWEMIRMSVLPYGRSGMIGASMLGLGRAMGETIAVAMVLTFVPGINWHILENGGSTFASNIANSFAEATSTGRGALIASGLVLFVITLIVNMAARAVVARRKEFV; this is translated from the coding sequence ATGACCAGCGAGACCGGTGTCGAGGCCCGTGCCGGGACCCGGGACGGCGCCGCCGGCGCACCGATGAGCACCGGCCGGGCCGGCGACCGGATCTTCGCCGGCGCGGCGCGCGGCTCGGCGCTGACCGTGCTGGCGATCGTGGCCGCGATCGGAACGTTCCTCGTCTGGAAGGCGATCCCCGCGCTCCAGGCGAACGAGGCGAGCTTCCTCACCGGCCAGGAGTGGAACCCGAACGCGCAGCCGCCGCGGTTCGGCATCGCGCAGCTCGCGTTCGGGACCGTGATGTCGTCGCTGCTGGCCATGCTGATGGCGACGCCCGTCGCGATCGGGATCGCGCTGTTCATCTCGTTCTATTCGCCGCGGCGCCTGGCGTCCGGGCTCGGCTACGTCGTGGACCTGCTCGCCGCCGTCCCCAGCATCGTCTACGGGCTGTGGGGGCTGATCTTCCTGTCGCGGCACATGGACGAGGTCAGCCGGTTCCTCAACGCCGCGTTCGGCTGGTTCCCGCTGTTCGGCGGCGACAGCCCCGGCAAGAACTCGCTCTTCACCGCCTCGGTCGTGCTGGCGATCATGATCCTGCCGATCATCTCGTCGATCTCCCGCGAGGTGTTCCTGCAGGTCCCGCGGTCCCACATCGAGGCCGCGCTGGCGCTCGGCGCGACCCGCTGGGAGATGATCCGGATGTCGGTGCTGCCGTACGGGCGCTCCGGCATGATCGGCGCCTCGATGCTCGGCCTCGGCCGCGCGATGGGCGAGACGATCGCGGTCGCGATGGTGCTGACGTTCGTGCCGGGGATCAACTGGCACATCCTGGAGAACGGCGGCTCGACGTTCGCCTCGAACATCGCCAACAGCTTCGCCGAGGCGACCTCCACCGGACGCGGCGCGCTCATCGCCTCCGGCCTCGTCCTCTTCGTGATCACGTTGATCGTGAACATGGCGGCCCGCGCCGTCGTCGCACGGCGGAAGGAGTTCGTGTGA
- the pstA gene encoding phosphate ABC transporter permease PstA — MTTLSTEKGLRSAGTDLTSVSLGRKVKDRAVQGLVYLAFALAVVPLVSVLWTVLVNGLERLDLTFFQFSMNAVSGSDPGGGAYHAIVGTLQQVLICSLIAVPLSVLTAIYLVEYAGNGRLGKIISFTVDVMMGIPSIVAGLFVLALWLLTFGFDFSGFAGALSLTILMIPTVTRSAEEMLKLVPNDLREASYALGVPRWRTVLFVVLPTAMTGMVTGVMLAVARVMGETAPLLLTIFFTKAINNDPFNGPQASLPTFIWEQAADPNQNSIDRAWTGALVLIAIIMLLNLLARLVARRTAAKSR, encoded by the coding sequence GTGACCACCCTCTCCACTGAGAAGGGCCTGAGGTCCGCCGGGACGGACCTCACCTCGGTCTCCCTCGGCCGGAAGGTCAAGGACCGGGCGGTCCAGGGACTGGTGTACCTGGCGTTCGCGCTGGCGGTCGTCCCGCTGGTGTCGGTGCTGTGGACGGTCCTGGTCAACGGCCTGGAACGCCTCGACCTCACGTTCTTCCAGTTCTCGATGAACGCGGTCAGCGGCAGCGACCCGGGCGGCGGCGCCTACCACGCCATCGTCGGCACCCTCCAGCAGGTCCTGATCTGCAGCCTCATCGCCGTCCCGCTGTCCGTCCTCACCGCGATCTACCTGGTCGAGTACGCCGGCAACGGGCGGCTCGGGAAGATCATCAGCTTCACGGTGGACGTCATGATGGGCATCCCGTCCATCGTGGCGGGCCTGTTCGTGCTGGCGCTGTGGCTGCTGACGTTCGGGTTCGACTTCTCGGGGTTCGCCGGGGCGCTGTCCCTGACCATCCTGATGATCCCGACCGTGACGCGGTCCGCCGAGGAGATGCTCAAGCTCGTCCCCAACGACCTGCGCGAGGCGTCCTACGCCCTCGGCGTCCCGCGCTGGCGGACGGTCCTCTTCGTCGTCCTGCCGACCGCGATGACCGGCATGGTGACCGGCGTGATGCTGGCGGTCGCCCGCGTCATGGGGGAGACCGCCCCGCTGCTGCTGACGATCTTCTTCACCAAGGCGATCAACAACGACCCGTTCAACGGCCCGCAGGCGTCGCTGCCCACCTTCATCTGGGAGCAGGCCGCCGACCCCAACCAGAACTCGATCGACCGGGCCTGGACCGGCGCGCTCGTCCTGATCGCGATCATCATGCTGCTCAACCTGCTGGCACGGCTCGTCGCCCGGCGCACCGCGGCGAAGAGCCGCTGA
- the pstB gene encoding phosphate ABC transporter ATP-binding protein PstB: MAKRIDVSGLHAYYGPVHAIEDISMTIEPRSVTAFIGPSGCGKSTFLRTLNRMHEVVPGARVEGKVMLDDQDLYDPSVDPVAVRRLVGMVFQRPNPFPTMSIYDNVAAGLKLNGVRRKSQLDDIVEESLRGANLWNEVKDRLGKPGAGLSGGQQQRLCIARAIAVQPQVLLMDEPCSALDPISTLAIEDLIAKLKTQYTIVIVTHNMQQAARVSDRTAFFNIAGTGKPGRLIELDETSKIFTNPDQKATEDYITGRFG; the protein is encoded by the coding sequence ATGGCCAAGCGGATCGACGTATCCGGGCTGCACGCCTACTACGGCCCGGTCCACGCCATCGAGGACATCTCGATGACGATCGAGCCGCGCTCGGTGACGGCGTTCATCGGCCCGTCCGGCTGCGGCAAGTCCACGTTCCTGCGCACGCTCAACCGGATGCACGAGGTCGTCCCCGGCGCCCGCGTCGAGGGCAAGGTCATGCTGGACGACCAGGACCTGTACGACCCGTCCGTCGACCCCGTCGCCGTCCGGCGCCTCGTCGGCATGGTGTTCCAGCGGCCCAACCCGTTCCCCACCATGTCCATCTACGACAACGTTGCGGCCGGGCTGAAGCTGAACGGCGTGCGCCGCAAGAGCCAGTTGGACGACATCGTCGAGGAGTCGCTCCGGGGCGCCAACCTGTGGAACGAGGTCAAGGACCGGCTGGGCAAGCCCGGCGCCGGCCTGTCCGGCGGCCAGCAGCAGCGCCTCTGCATCGCCCGCGCGATCGCCGTCCAGCCCCAGGTCCTGCTGATGGACGAGCCCTGCTCGGCGCTCGACCCCATCTCCACCCTCGCCATCGAGGACCTCATCGCCAAGCTCAAGACGCAGTACACGATCGTCATCGTCACGCACAACATGCAGCAGGCCGCCCGCGTCAGCGACCGCACCGCGTTCTTCAACATCGCCGGCACCGGCAAGCCCGGCAGGCTCATCGAACTCGACGAGACCAGCAAGATCTTCACCAACCCCGACCAGAAGGCCACCGAGGACTACATCACCGGCAGATTCGGGTGA
- a CDS encoding response regulator transcription factor, translating into MSGLLLLTNALEPSDEVLPALGLLLHSVRVAPAEASALIDAPPADVVLVDARRDLVQAKSLCRLLRTTGLDCPLLAIVTEGGLAALNPEWGVDDVLLQTAGPAEVEARLRLAVGRASAGEAEEIPGEIRSGDLTIDEATYTARLRGRILDLTFKEFELLKYLAQHPGRVFTRAQLLQEVWGYDYFGGTRTVDVHVRRLRAKLGAEYESLIGTVRNVGYRFVPDHRPGGESEEKTPVRT; encoded by the coding sequence GTGAGCGGTTTGCTCTTGCTGACCAACGCACTGGAACCCTCCGACGAGGTCCTGCCGGCGCTCGGGCTCCTGCTGCACTCCGTGCGCGTCGCGCCGGCGGAGGCGTCCGCCCTCATCGACGCGCCTCCCGCCGACGTCGTGCTCGTGGACGCGCGCCGCGACCTGGTGCAGGCCAAGAGCCTGTGCCGGCTGCTGCGCACGACCGGCCTCGACTGCCCGCTGCTGGCGATCGTCACCGAGGGAGGGCTCGCCGCCCTCAACCCGGAGTGGGGCGTGGACGACGTGCTGCTGCAGACCGCGGGGCCCGCCGAGGTCGAGGCACGCCTGCGCCTGGCGGTGGGCCGCGCCTCCGCCGGCGAGGCCGAGGAGATCCCCGGCGAGATCCGCAGCGGCGACCTGACGATCGACGAGGCGACCTACACCGCCCGCCTCCGCGGACGGATCCTCGACCTGACCTTCAAGGAGTTCGAGCTGCTGAAGTACCTCGCCCAGCACCCGGGCCGGGTCTTCACCCGCGCGCAGCTCCTGCAGGAGGTCTGGGGCTACGACTACTTCGGCGGCACCCGCACCGTGGACGTGCACGTCCGCCGCCTCCGCGCCAAGCTCGGCGCCGAGTACGAGTCCCTCATAGGAACGGTCCGCAACGTCGGCTACCGCTTCGTCCCCGACCACCGCCCAGGCGGCGAGTCCGAGGAGAAGACCCCCGTCCGCACCTGA
- a CDS encoding MoaD/ThiS family protein, which translates to MAKGTMRYWAAAKAAAGTHEEPYDADTLAAALAAATSKQGRGEEFRRVVERSSFLIDGDPVGSRPHDAVELPEGGVVEVLPPFAGG; encoded by the coding sequence ATGGCCAAGGGGACGATGCGGTACTGGGCGGCGGCGAAGGCCGCGGCGGGCACGCACGAGGAGCCGTACGACGCGGACACGCTGGCCGCGGCGCTCGCCGCCGCGACCTCGAAGCAGGGGCGCGGGGAGGAGTTCCGGCGGGTCGTGGAGCGCAGCTCGTTCCTCATCGACGGCGACCCGGTCGGGAGCCGCCCGCACGACGCGGTGGAACTGCCGGAGGGCGGCGTGGTGGAGGTTCTGCCGCCCTTCGCCGGCGGCTGA
- a CDS encoding LmeA family phospholipid-binding protein, translated as MRKVLVVLLCLTIVGVVAADRIGVRIAENRIAQEVAAQTELTREPDVTIHGIPFLTQVAGGEYEHIEMALGDWTEQGVTVTDVRVDMRGVNAPLSEVASGNTANVAARTATVSAVVPYSLIKQNAPREVTGISPDGDNLAVDLEGDILGFRLESTGVVELKATGRGIAVSPVSVKTNGGPQIPLAALKRQLTWVVQVPALPLGAKISSIRPTADGVRVGATAENVKLNDLQQVKK; from the coding sequence ATGCGGAAAGTACTCGTGGTGCTACTGTGCCTCACGATCGTGGGCGTGGTCGCCGCGGACAGGATCGGCGTGCGGATCGCGGAGAACCGCATCGCGCAGGAGGTCGCGGCGCAGACCGAGCTGACGCGCGAGCCGGACGTCACGATCCACGGCATCCCCTTCCTCACCCAGGTCGCCGGCGGCGAGTACGAGCACATCGAGATGGCCCTCGGCGACTGGACGGAACAGGGCGTCACCGTCACCGACGTCAGGGTCGACATGCGCGGGGTGAACGCGCCGCTGTCGGAGGTGGCGAGCGGCAACACCGCGAACGTCGCCGCGCGGACGGCGACCGTGTCCGCGGTCGTCCCGTACTCGCTGATCAAGCAGAACGCGCCCAGGGAGGTCACGGGGATCTCGCCGGACGGCGACAACCTCGCGGTCGACCTGGAGGGCGACATCCTCGGGTTCCGGCTGGAGAGCACCGGCGTCGTCGAGCTGAAGGCGACCGGGCGCGGCATCGCCGTCAGCCCCGTCTCGGTCAAGACCAATGGCGGGCCGCAGATCCCGCTGGCCGCGCTGAAGCGGCAGCTCACCTGGGTGGTGCAGGTCCCCGCGCTGCCGCTCGGCGCGAAGATCAGCAGCATCCGGCCGACGGCCGACGGGGTCCGGGTCGGCGCGACCGCCGAGAACGTCAAGCTGAACGACCTGCAGCAGGTCAAGAAATGA
- a CDS encoding sigma-70 family RNA polymerase sigma factor encodes MGPTADEGLLRALYSEHGGPLFGYVLRLTGGDRSQAEDVVQETLLRAWKHPESLVGRPVRPWLFTVARNLVVDAHRAKRARPPETWIDEQLMTTPSGSDDIDRALESWAVAEALTGLSPAHRAVLVETFYRGRSVAEAATTLGIPPGTVKSRTYYALRALKLALEERGMAP; translated from the coding sequence GTGGGTCCCACCGCGGATGAGGGTTTGCTGCGCGCCCTGTACAGCGAGCACGGAGGTCCTCTCTTCGGCTATGTCCTGCGGCTGACCGGTGGGGACAGGAGCCAGGCCGAGGACGTCGTGCAGGAGACGCTGCTGCGCGCCTGGAAGCACCCTGAGTCGCTGGTGGGACGTCCCGTGCGGCCGTGGCTGTTCACGGTCGCGCGGAACCTGGTGGTGGACGCGCATCGCGCCAAGCGCGCGCGTCCGCCGGAGACGTGGATCGACGAGCAGCTCATGACGACGCCGTCCGGCTCCGACGACATCGACCGGGCGCTGGAGTCCTGGGCGGTCGCCGAGGCCCTCACCGGGCTGAGCCCGGCGCACCGTGCGGTCCTGGTCGAGACGTTCTACCGGGGGCGGTCGGTGGCCGAGGCGGCGACGACGCTGGGCATCCCGCCCGGCACGGTGAAGTCCCGCACGTATTACGCATTGCGGGCGCTGAAACTCGCATTGGAGGAGCGGGGGATGGCGCCGTGA
- a CDS encoding anti-sigma factor family protein, which translates to MNDCTDVRTALGSYVLGSLDAGERARVETHLADCPACRDELAGLAGLPAMLGRVDERQLEQIAGPPPELLEGLLARAAERRRGPLGRLGRGGGRAARWAPLAAAACLLLAVGVLFGGFLLPFGPQDAASTPAAPASPSVSAPPSGAPSGEVDVERIAAENPDTGIKGYVLLRKKQWGTEVELHLSGVPKGSHCRMLVIARDGRRDALGSWYVPYDEGYGEYRGSTMFPRGQLFSFEIVGLDGKPLLTIPT; encoded by the coding sequence GTGAACGACTGCACGGACGTGCGGACCGCGCTCGGGTCGTACGTGCTCGGCTCGCTCGATGCGGGCGAGCGGGCCCGGGTGGAGACCCATCTGGCGGACTGCCCCGCCTGCCGGGACGAGCTCGCCGGGCTCGCCGGGCTGCCCGCGATGCTCGGACGGGTCGACGAGCGGCAGCTCGAGCAGATCGCCGGTCCGCCGCCCGAGCTTCTGGAGGGGCTGCTCGCCCGTGCGGCCGAGCGGAGGAGGGGACCGCTCGGCCGGCTGGGGCGGGGCGGCGGGCGGGCGGCCCGGTGGGCCCCGCTCGCCGCCGCGGCCTGCCTGCTGCTGGCCGTCGGCGTCCTGTTCGGCGGCTTCCTGCTGCCCTTCGGGCCGCAGGACGCCGCGTCGACGCCCGCCGCCCCCGCTTCGCCGTCCGTGTCCGCGCCTCCGTCCGGGGCGCCGTCGGGGGAGGTGGACGTGGAGCGGATCGCCGCCGAGAACCCCGACACCGGCATCAAGGGGTACGTGCTGCTGAGGAAGAAGCAGTGGGGCACGGAGGTCGAGCTGCACCTGTCCGGGGTCCCCAAGGGGTCGCACTGCCGGATGCTCGTCATCGCGCGTGACGGCCGCCGGGACGCGCTCGGCAGCTGGTACGTCCCCTACGACGAGGGCTACGGCGAGTACCGCGGCTCCACGATGTTCCCGCGCGGGCAGCTGTTCTCGTTCGAGATCGTCGGCCTGGACGGGAAGCCGCTCCTCACGATCCCCACCTGA